From a region of the Methanoculleus receptaculi genome:
- a CDS encoding sugar phosphate isomerase/epimerase family protein, with protein sequence MFGISTYCLQHQPLDVALDTLAPITRCVEVMDGGLHSLETAEPLESHSFRYFIHAPYRGVNIASLLEPIRQASVDVLVQAFAVAAEVGADVVIHPGYYAWREEREESTRQFQKSLSELSAGADDLSVTFFVENMGGPDYFFLRSCDDLPLIDGIGLALDVGHANLNGCLDCFLDRPAAHFHLHDNDGMRDTHSPVGTGTIDFAAVMEAVHRSGVIPIVEVETLEGVLASIAALEAIDAGRR encoded by the coding sequence ATGTTTGGCATCTCGACATACTGCCTTCAGCACCAGCCGCTCGATGTGGCGCTTGACACACTCGCCCCCATAACCAGGTGTGTGGAGGTGATGGATGGGGGGCTGCATTCTCTGGAGACCGCAGAACCGCTCGAGAGCCACTCGTTTCGCTACTTCATTCACGCGCCATACCGTGGCGTGAACATTGCGAGCCTCCTTGAACCGATCCGGCAGGCAAGCGTCGATGTCCTGGTGCAGGCCTTCGCTGTCGCTGCTGAGGTGGGGGCGGACGTGGTGATTCACCCGGGCTACTATGCATGGCGCGAGGAGCGGGAGGAGTCAACGAGGCAGTTCCAGAAGTCGCTCTCTGAACTGAGTGCAGGTGCTGATGACCTCTCGGTCACGTTCTTTGTGGAGAACATGGGCGGTCCGGACTACTTCTTCCTTCGTTCCTGTGATGATCTGCCGCTCATCGATGGGATCGGGCTTGCGCTCGACGTTGGCCATGCGAACCTGAACGGCTGCCTGGACTGTTTCCTGGATCGGCCGGCTGCGCATTTCCACCTGCACGACAACGACGGTATGCGGGACACGCATTCGCCGGTCGGGACGGGGACGATCGATTTTGCGGCGGTGATGGAGGCGGTGCACAGGAGCGGCGTCATACCCATAGTCGAGGTGGAGACGCTGGAGGGGGTGCTCGCGAGCATCGCGGCGCTGGAGGCGATCGATGCCGGGAGGCGTTGA
- a CDS encoding DUF169 domain-containing protein, protein MEDQMRTKIPYAEIAEMLKRSLNLRGSPVAVKLARKPEDIPDGVGPIEETVRHCQMVSRARLKGEIFYATTERHACMGGAWALGLREITESLSTGEFYYKLGKFETWAACMRTIQQVPHLPEPTTYATVYAPLEKTPFDPHVVVIIAEPRVMLKLAQAGLYLLGGRIESSMAGIQSVCADTTALPYLSGKVNYSLGCDGSRRFSGIEDNEAVMGIPAELLPEFARALPIVTGAPGSVK, encoded by the coding sequence ATGGAAGACCAGATGCGCACGAAGATCCCGTATGCGGAGATCGCAGAGATGCTGAAGAGGAGCCTCAACCTCCGGGGCTCCCCCGTCGCGGTGAAACTCGCCAGGAAACCTGAAGATATCCCCGATGGGGTGGGGCCAATCGAGGAGACCGTCCGCCACTGCCAGATGGTCAGCAGGGCACGGTTGAAGGGCGAGATCTTCTACGCGACCACCGAAAGGCATGCCTGCATGGGGGGCGCCTGGGCGCTCGGGCTCCGCGAGATCACAGAGAGTCTCAGCACAGGGGAGTTCTACTACAAACTCGGGAAGTTCGAGACCTGGGCCGCCTGCATGCGAACCATACAGCAGGTCCCCCACCTCCCGGAGCCCACGACCTACGCGACCGTCTACGCACCGCTTGAGAAGACACCTTTTGACCCCCATGTCGTCGTCATCATCGCAGAACCGCGGGTGATGCTGAAACTTGCGCAGGCGGGACTCTACCTCCTCGGCGGACGGATCGAGTCCTCCATGGCCGGGATCCAGTCCGTCTGCGCCGATACGACAGCGCTGCCATACCTCTCCGGAAAGGTCAACTACTCCCTCGGCTGCGACGGTTCGCGCCGGTTCTCCGGGATCGAGGACAACGAGGCTGTTATGGGGATCCCCGCCGAACTCCTGCCAGAGTTCGCCCGGGCGCTTCCAATAGTCACCGGTGCGCCGGGCTCGGTGAAGTGA
- a CDS encoding bifunctional fructose-bisphosphatase/inositol-phosphate phosphatase, whose amino-acid sequence MRRFIRACDDLAAAVRDAVAGMIGTPEAGDYVRMGADGTPTKKIDQVAEDIVVDYLADHPLCQRLISEELGCAAMGGNRGTIFLDPVDGTYNAVVGIPFYAISIAYAADGMVTAGYVQNLATGETFHAIRGEGAFRNGRPIHVSNVSRLEESAMSVYGGRKSDPAPIQRIDRTIRRCRLLGASALELCYVGCGRIEGFVDLRGTLRVTDAAAGMLICKEAGGMVSDPGGGEVVFPDDVSAGRRLVATNGILHSRLIEYLKGNRT is encoded by the coding sequence TTGAGGCGGTTCATCAGGGCGTGTGACGATCTGGCAGCGGCCGTCCGGGATGCCGTTGCCGGTATGATCGGGACGCCAGAAGCAGGGGATTACGTCAGGATGGGTGCGGACGGCACACCCACAAAGAAGATCGACCAGGTTGCAGAGGATATCGTCGTCGACTACCTGGCCGATCACCCCCTCTGCCAGCGGCTGATCAGCGAAGAACTCGGCTGCGCAGCGATGGGCGGGAACAGGGGCACCATCTTCCTCGACCCCGTTGACGGCACATACAACGCCGTGGTCGGGATCCCGTTCTATGCCATCTCCATTGCGTATGCCGCTGATGGGATGGTTACCGCGGGGTACGTCCAGAACCTCGCCACCGGCGAGACGTTCCACGCCATCCGCGGGGAGGGCGCCTTCCGGAACGGCCGCCCGATCCATGTATCGAACGTATCGAGACTTGAGGAAAGCGCCATGAGCGTTTACGGCGGCAGGAAGTCCGACCCCGCCCCCATCCAGCGGATCGACCGGACGATCAGGCGCTGCCGTCTCCTTGGTGCATCGGCGCTTGAACTATGCTACGTCGGTTGCGGGCGCATCGAGGGTTTTGTCGACCTCCGCGGAACGCTCCGGGTCACGGACGCCGCGGCCGGGATGCTGATCTGCAAGGAGGCCGGCGGCATGGTCTCCGACCCCGGAGGCGGCGAGGTCGTCTTCCCCGACGACGTCTCCGCCGGCCGGCGCCTCGTAGCCACGAACGGCATCCTGCACAGCAGGCTCATCGAATATCTGAAGGGTAACCGCACATGA
- a CDS encoding radical SAM protein — MAYRYLFGPVPSRRLGISLGIDLVPHKTCSFNCIYCECGQTTDLTCERREYVPTDRVIAELDDFLATAPDLDYVTFAGSGEPTLHSGIGEIISFIKDRYPRYRVAVLTNSALFTDPDVRAALMRADVVVPSLDAVSEEVFVKINRPSPGITAGQVLEGLLDFAREYTGEVWLEIFIVPGVNDTDKELRLLKDAVIAIEPDRVQVNTLDRPGAEDWVLPASPEAIERIAAMLGGNAGAIGVAYAGRTLPPKTKDIGETILATIRRRPCTPRDLATLLGIRPTEVAKHLRVLEAQGLIEAVEEKRGVFYRPT, encoded by the coding sequence ATGGCATACCGCTACCTCTTTGGCCCGGTTCCCTCCCGACGCCTGGGCATCTCGCTCGGGATCGACCTGGTGCCGCACAAGACCTGCTCCTTCAACTGTATCTACTGCGAGTGCGGGCAGACGACCGACCTCACCTGCGAGCGGCGCGAGTACGTCCCGACCGACCGGGTCATCGCAGAACTCGACGATTTCCTCGCGACGGCGCCGGATCTCGACTACGTCACCTTCGCCGGGTCAGGGGAGCCGACGCTTCACTCCGGGATTGGCGAGATCATCTCCTTCATCAAAGACCGCTACCCCCGCTACCGGGTCGCGGTGCTGACCAACAGCGCGCTCTTCACAGACCCGGATGTCCGGGCCGCTCTCATGCGGGCCGACGTCGTGGTGCCGTCGCTTGATGCCGTCTCCGAAGAGGTCTTTGTGAAGATCAACCGCCCCTCTCCCGGCATCACCGCCGGGCAGGTGCTTGAGGGGCTGCTCGACTTCGCCAGGGAGTATACCGGCGAGGTCTGGCTCGAGATCTTCATCGTCCCGGGTGTCAACGACACCGATAAAGAACTCCGGCTCCTGAAAGACGCCGTCATAGCAATCGAACCCGATCGCGTCCAGGTAAACACCCTTGATAGGCCCGGCGCCGAGGACTGGGTCCTGCCGGCATCGCCCGAGGCCATCGAGCGGATCGCGGCAATGCTCGGCGGAAACGCGGGGGCGATCGGGGTAGCGTACGCGGGCCGGACGTTGCCGCCGAAGACCAAAGATATCGGGGAGACCATCCTCGCAACAATCCGGCGCCGGCCCTGCACACCCCGCGATCTCGCCACGCTGCTTGGCATCCGTCCAACCGAGGTCGCAAAGCACCTCCGCGTCCTCGAAGCACAGGGCCTGATCGAAGCCGTGGAGGAGAAGAGAGGGGTATTTTACCGGCCAACCTGA
- the hypD gene encoding hydrogenase formation protein HypD, which yields MAVGKEILDTLHALVDRDITLMHICGTHEAAIARAGIRSILPPGLKIVMGPGCPVCITPQGEIDAALELVNRGCTVATYGDLLRVPGSSGSLESSGGDVRVVQGVHRAVEIARREPEREVVFISVGFETTAPTVAAMILSHPPENFSILSCHRLVPPAMAWLLDQGEAALDGFILPGHVCTVMGYQEYEQFPVPQVVAGFEPEDILLGLLMAVRQVREGRHEVENAYPRAVTREGNVKAKRLMYEVFEPVDLEWRGFPVIPASGLRLRPEFEGYDAQKKFDIEIRHVEKHSACICDRVLRGIARPADCKLFGKACNPRTPVGPCMVSHEGACRIWHLYESRRG from the coding sequence ATGGCGGTAGGTAAGGAAATCCTCGATACGCTTCACGCTCTCGTGGACCGGGATATCACGCTCATGCACATCTGCGGCACCCACGAGGCGGCGATCGCACGCGCCGGGATCCGCAGCATCCTCCCCCCAGGGCTCAAGATCGTGATGGGGCCGGGCTGCCCGGTCTGCATCACGCCACAGGGGGAGATCGATGCCGCTCTTGAACTGGTGAACCGCGGTTGCACCGTTGCCACGTACGGCGACCTGCTGCGTGTCCCGGGGTCGAGCGGATCGCTTGAGTCAAGCGGCGGGGATGTCCGGGTTGTGCAGGGAGTGCACAGGGCGGTGGAGATCGCCCGGCGGGAACCGGAGCGTGAGGTCGTCTTCATATCGGTAGGATTCGAGACCACAGCACCGACGGTCGCCGCCATGATCCTCTCCCACCCGCCGGAGAACTTCTCGATCCTCTCCTGCCACAGGCTTGTCCCTCCGGCGATGGCCTGGCTCCTTGACCAGGGCGAGGCGGCGCTTGATGGATTTATCCTCCCGGGTCACGTCTGCACCGTTATGGGCTACCAGGAGTATGAGCAGTTCCCAGTCCCGCAGGTCGTTGCCGGGTTCGAGCCCGAGGACATCCTCCTCGGGCTGCTGATGGCGGTCAGGCAGGTCCGCGAGGGGAGACATGAAGTGGAGAACGCCTACCCGCGTGCGGTCACGCGGGAGGGAAACGTCAAGGCAAAACGCCTGATGTATGAGGTGTTCGAACCGGTCGATCTCGAGTGGCGCGGGTTCCCGGTGATCCCGGCATCAGGCCTCCGGTTGAGACCGGAGTTCGAGGGCTACGACGCGCAGAAAAAGTTCGATATCGAGATCAGGCATGTGGAGAAGCACTCCGCCTGCATCTGCGACCGTGTCCTGCGCGGAATCGCCAGGCCAGCCGACTGCAAACTCTTCGGCAAGGCCTGCAACCCCCGCACCCCGGTCGGCCCCTGCATGGTCAGCCACGAAGGGGCGTGCAGGATATGGCATCTCTACGAATCGCGGAGAGGTTGA
- a CDS encoding translation initiation factor IF-5A, producing MKEQTEVGKLKEGRYVVVDDEPCRIVSIATSKPGKHGAAKSRIDCIGIFDGVKRSIVQPVSAKVYVPVVERKIAQVISIAGTTVQFMDVKDFEMFELNVTAEEAAGLEPGKEVAYISSLGKKKLE from the coding sequence ATGAAGGAACAGACAGAAGTTGGGAAGCTTAAGGAGGGGCGTTACGTTGTTGTGGATGACGAGCCGTGCAGGATCGTCTCCATCGCCACCTCCAAGCCGGGGAAACACGGAGCGGCAAAGTCCCGTATAGACTGTATAGGGATCTTTGATGGCGTCAAGCGCTCGATCGTTCAGCCGGTCTCGGCAAAGGTATACGTCCCGGTAGTCGAGCGGAAGATAGCACAGGTGATCTCGATCGCCGGCACGACCGTCCAGTTCATGGACGTCAAGGACTTCGAGATGTTTGAACTCAACGTGACCGCGGAAGAGGCCGCCGGTCTTGAACCGGGCAAAGAAGTCGCCTACATATCGTCTCTGGGCAAGAAGAAACTCGAGTGA
- a CDS encoding PAS domain S-box protein, with the protein MSEHSDHRTERDNLREKIIGLGEASLHKSYYQELQARLAELERFRALLDQTYDAVFLFRAKGGRIVDVNATAEVYLGYSRGELLSRSFDDLVSPAQRSDFIAYTRRKHRSPAESEETYRVSLVSRDGREIPTEVAFRSVTFGDDRYIVAIARDITERIRVERDLRIKECAFESSINGILIADPEGVVTYANPSFAEMFGYSGPEALRGMNLERFFVDPSAAEEIVRDLLENQPIILETEGLRSDASPFYIEVSGSVVRNEAGDPICIMLVVMDITERIRLDRLKRESYAQLGKNIEQFAVIGDHIRNPLQVIVGCAEMIDDPLAEKILEQARRIDEIITELDRGWVESANVRQFLRKHGEGVELPERRPISLSSQTDEDS; encoded by the coding sequence ATGAGCGAGCACTCTGACCACCGGACGGAGCGGGATAACCTCCGTGAGAAGATCATTGGCCTAGGCGAGGCATCTCTTCATAAGAGTTACTACCAGGAGCTCCAGGCCAGGCTTGCTGAACTTGAGCGGTTCAGGGCGCTGCTAGACCAGACTTACGATGCAGTCTTCCTGTTCCGGGCAAAGGGCGGGAGGATCGTGGATGTCAACGCCACCGCAGAGGTGTATCTGGGCTACTCGAGGGGAGAACTTCTCTCCAGATCGTTTGACGACCTTGTAAGCCCTGCGCAGCGGTCAGACTTCATCGCCTATACCCGGCGAAAACACAGGTCGCCGGCGGAGTCAGAGGAGACTTACAGGGTCTCGCTGGTCTCGCGTGACGGCCGGGAGATCCCGACGGAGGTTGCTTTCCGTTCGGTCACCTTCGGCGATGACCGCTACATCGTTGCAATAGCACGGGACATCACCGAGCGCATCCGCGTCGAGCGCGACCTCAGGATCAAGGAGTGCGCGTTCGAGTCATCCATAAACGGGATCCTGATCGCCGACCCCGAGGGAGTGGTCACCTACGCAAACCCGAGTTTTGCAGAGATGTTCGGCTACAGCGGCCCCGAGGCGCTCAGGGGGATGAACCTGGAGAGGTTCTTCGTCGACCCATCCGCTGCAGAAGAGATCGTCCGCGATCTCCTGGAGAACCAGCCGATCATACTGGAGACGGAGGGGTTGCGAAGCGACGCATCGCCGTTTTACATCGAGGTCTCCGGCAGCGTCGTGCGGAACGAGGCCGGGGATCCTATCTGCATCATGCTGGTCGTCATGGATATCACCGAGCGCATAAGACTTGACCGGCTGAAACGTGAGTCTTACGCGCAGCTTGGGAAGAATATCGAGCAGTTTGCCGTTATCGGAGACCATATCCGGAACCCTCTCCAGGTGATCGTCGGCTGCGCGGAGATGATCGACGATCCGCTTGCGGAGAAGATCCTGGAGCAGGCGCGCCGGATTGACGAGATCATCACCGAACTCGACCGGGGATGGGTCGAGTCGGCGAACGTCAGGCAGTTTTTACGGAAACACGGGGAGGGTGTGGAGTTGCCCGAGAGAAGACCGATCAGCCTCTCCAGCCAGACGGATGAAGACTCCTGA
- a CDS encoding NAD(+)/NADH kinase, with the protein MRVTLVSRLDDAEALRYTASLGRELKDLGHDVVLEEGTARHLRRNGGTPFEEIDADLVVVVGGDGSVLLTVQRMRKQVPILGINWGEVGFLTDLEPGEAIDFFASLDAFEVEQRMRVRLSAGGRVLGDALNEVLIVTDRPAKMLRFGVYVDGTLSERFRADGLLVSTPTGSTAYAMSAGGPIVDPQIEGILLVPLAPYMLSSRPHIISTGRRLEITLETDKPAHLVIDGQTTLELPKEATLMVKKSDQPALFVNTDKQFFEKVNRKLRNL; encoded by the coding sequence ATGAGGGTAACACTGGTATCGCGTCTCGATGACGCGGAGGCGCTCCGCTACACCGCCTCGCTTGGCCGGGAACTCAAAGACCTCGGGCACGACGTGGTCCTGGAGGAGGGCACGGCACGCCATCTCAGGAGGAATGGGGGCACCCCGTTTGAGGAGATCGACGCTGACCTGGTTGTGGTCGTCGGCGGCGACGGTTCGGTGCTCCTAACCGTCCAGCGTATGAGAAAACAGGTCCCCATACTCGGGATCAACTGGGGGGAGGTGGGGTTCCTCACTGACCTGGAGCCTGGAGAGGCGATTGATTTCTTTGCCAGCCTGGACGCGTTTGAGGTCGAGCAGCGGATGCGGGTCCGCCTCTCCGCCGGGGGGAGGGTGCTCGGCGATGCCCTCAACGAGGTGCTCATCGTCACCGACCGCCCGGCAAAGATGCTCCGGTTCGGCGTCTACGTCGACGGAACGCTCTCAGAACGGTTCCGGGCTGATGGGCTGCTGGTATCGACCCCGACCGGATCGACCGCATACGCCATGAGTGCGGGCGGGCCGATCGTCGACCCGCAGATCGAGGGGATCCTGCTCGTCCCGCTCGCGCCGTACATGCTCTCGTCCCGGCCACACATCATCAGCACCGGGAGGCGCCTTGAGATAACCCTGGAGACCGATAAACCGGCACACCTCGTTATCGACGGTCAGACCACGCTTGAACTCCCGAAAGAAGCAACCCTCATGGTCAAAAAGTCGGATCAACCCGCTTTATTCGTCAACACCGACAAACAGTTCTTTGAGAAGGTGAACCGTAAACTGCGTAACCTCTGA
- a CDS encoding archaellin/type IV pilin N-terminal domain-containing protein codes for MMKLFKNEDAFTGLEAAIVLIAFVVVAAVFSYVMLGAGFFATQQAQQVVHTGSEQASSSLEIIGNIYGHASTTAPTTLDSIEFTVGNTAGGTPIDISQMLVTFTSGTTSVVIPRSVDWYNLTPAKGEWAVIKTYNDINTPANHLLEPGEQFVLKIRFPAGADLKPYTEFSVNLQPAVGAVYPIKKTVPAYLDKVNIL; via the coding sequence ATGATGAAACTATTCAAGAACGAAGATGCGTTCACCGGCCTTGAGGCCGCGATCGTGCTGATCGCGTTCGTCGTCGTAGCCGCGGTCTTCTCGTATGTAATGCTCGGTGCCGGGTTCTTCGCGACGCAGCAGGCGCAGCAGGTTGTCCACACCGGGTCAGAGCAGGCAAGTTCGAGCCTTGAGATCATTGGGAACATCTATGGGCATGCTAGTACTACTGCTCCAACCACGCTGGACTCTATTGAATTCACCGTAGGGAACACAGCAGGCGGCACGCCGATCGATATCAGCCAGATGCTGGTGACGTTCACCAGCGGAACGACGTCAGTGGTCATACCACGTAGCGTTGATTGGTACAATCTGACCCCTGCTAAAGGCGAATGGGCTGTCATTAAAACCTACAATGACATCAACACCCCTGCAAACCATCTCCTCGAACCAGGAGAGCAGTTTGTGTTGAAGATCAGGTTCCCCGCCGGGGCCGATTTGAAACCCTACACTGAGTTCTCCGTGAACCTTCAGCCGGCTGTCGGTGCAGTCTACCCGATCAAGAAGACCGTACCGGCATATCTCGACAAGGTGAACATTCTCTAA
- the speB gene encoding agmatinase gives MQDPVHLHFADADTPYEDARYVIFGVPYDGTTSFRPGTRFGPRAIREFSFNFEAYDPAAGIELFDVPVTDLGDLMVSRLPEAVVDGVADFVRGIVRDGKVPVMFGGEHTVTVGAVRAVGPEVYVVCDAHLDLRDELDGTPYSHGCVTRRVLETVEDVVIIGARSGDREQFEIAAERTHLYTADVVRERGIATILGEVLDMIEGRRVYLSIDADAIDCCLTPGLGTPEPFGMTPLDLREVVRTLGPHTAGFDYVEVAPFDAGQTAAVAALLVRQFIVRHWIGRC, from the coding sequence ATGCAGGATCCTGTCCATCTCCATTTTGCGGATGCGGATACACCGTATGAGGACGCCCGCTACGTGATATTCGGTGTTCCATACGATGGGACGACGTCTTTTCGCCCCGGGACGCGGTTTGGGCCGCGGGCTATCAGGGAGTTCTCGTTCAACTTCGAGGCCTACGACCCTGCTGCCGGTATTGAACTCTTTGACGTCCCGGTGACGGATCTCGGCGATCTCATGGTCTCCAGGCTGCCGGAGGCCGTTGTTGATGGGGTTGCCGATTTTGTCCGGGGTATCGTCCGCGACGGAAAGGTGCCGGTGATGTTTGGGGGGGAGCATACCGTGACGGTCGGGGCGGTCAGGGCGGTAGGGCCGGAGGTCTACGTGGTCTGCGATGCCCACCTGGATCTCCGGGACGAACTTGATGGAACGCCCTACAGCCATGGTTGCGTCACCCGGCGCGTCCTCGAGACGGTCGAGGATGTTGTGATCATCGGGGCGCGGAGCGGTGACCGCGAGCAGTTTGAGATCGCGGCGGAGAGGACGCATCTGTATACCGCCGACGTGGTGCGGGAGCGCGGGATCGCTACAATCCTCGGCGAGGTTCTGGATATGATCGAGGGGCGGAGGGTCTACCTCTCGATCGATGCCGACGCGATCGACTGTTGCCTCACACCGGGTCTCGGGACGCCGGAACCGTTCGGGATGACGCCGCTCGATCTCCGGGAGGTCGTCCGCACGCTTGGGCCGCATACCGCGGGGTTTGATTATGTGGAGGTTGCGCCGTTTGATGCCGGGCAGACGGCGGCGGTGGCGGCGTTGCTGGTGCGGCAGTTTATCGTGCGGCACTGGATCGGCAGGTGTTAG
- a CDS encoding archaellin/type IV pilin N-terminal domain-containing protein yields the protein MSKLIRNEEGFTGLEAAIVLIAFVVVAAVFSYVMLGAGFFATGEAQRTVHTGVGQATSNLEVSGPVIVKATDTTNLGEIAFFLQLAAGGAPVDMEKVTFTVSTANDLETYTFGGVKDDWYVNGTTQQSGNNNMLDKFEMVKITIPNSGGTLPEIGPNARFTVEVKPDIGAALPINRIAPADFQAGHYYEVY from the coding sequence ATGAGCAAATTGATTAGAAACGAGGAGGGTTTCACCGGGCTTGAGGCCGCGATCGTGCTGATCGCGTTCGTGGTAGTGGCCGCGGTCTTCTCGTATGTAATGCTCGGTGCCGGGTTCTTCGCGACGGGAGAGGCGCAGAGGACTGTGCACACGGGCGTCGGTCAGGCGACCTCGAACCTTGAGGTCTCGGGGCCGGTGATCGTGAAGGCTACAGATACGACCAATCTGGGAGAGATCGCCTTCTTCCTGCAGCTTGCTGCCGGGGGGGCGCCGGTGGACATGGAGAAGGTGACCTTCACCGTATCGACGGCTAATGATCTGGAGACCTACACGTTTGGTGGTGTAAAAGATGATTGGTACGTGAACGGCACTACCCAGCAGAGCGGCAATAACAACATGCTTGACAAATTCGAGATGGTGAAGATCACGATCCCGAATAGCGGTGGTACTTTACCCGAGATCGGCCCGAACGCCCGCTTCACCGTAGAGGTCAAGCCCGACATCGGTGCGGCGCTGCCTATCAACCGTATAGCACCGGCTGACTTCCAGGCAGGCCACTACTACGAGGTTTACTGA
- a CDS encoding DUF2339 domain-containing protein, whose translation MMPQKGSKKRSEPEQSAKTRDQPERGAVSSFLDRNLIPILIFIVSFFFIITFSNPALFLNDEWITVNQLHQLGEGHQIIVNEGKYGTFVNGTPGPYMQSHHNLLGYTMMLPVLSLPALRFFGLFGDQFRLAIVLLWSMLPVVMAVLVDAYRPQYARWRGIRWTWLVIVASFIGLLANLVFYYPWPFTAPDAPVEAAAVVFTNHLLFAAFAVMVYLTCRTIFEDTWLSIFGTITCISCSSYIFWAANAKDHMLVAAMMAAVILFLVRYIRYGRLRDAAMGFGFIGLLAWARPEVGFAVFVFAALYFVGLQIPRGLQGRPVQETAKALCIPLATLAGAVPLFINNICVTGNPLVPPFYVYQSRVWRAGTDGSFIGSAEAIGDVAQAVQAPSGGIADFLSMVTGHFSPSWSTLPGDIFGILFGPESGNMNLVAVSPLIIIALVVLPILLWRRPERFSASDRQVILLLAVVGIAVWVAYLRSMHGLNTSNGIVPDIRYLTPFYLPVGLLGVYAVSRLSSTDPKRRTLSLAAVIAVSAPVLLVVMMLFQPYGGQYAGYTLFFTRVTFVLLAVTLVLIAAGKRFGIPQRWVMAAVLLLIAVPFAWQMMMVFLYSVAKFNGYPLWIPVVETLFQHCIGVSELPPPS comes from the coding sequence ATGATGCCACAAAAGGGGTCTAAAAAAAGATCTGAGCCGGAACAGAGTGCAAAAACCCGCGACCAACCGGAGCGAGGGGCGGTTTCATCTTTTCTTGACCGAAACCTGATTCCGATACTCATCTTCATCGTCTCGTTCTTCTTTATCATAACGTTCTCGAACCCGGCGCTCTTCCTGAACGATGAGTGGATCACGGTCAACCAGCTGCACCAGCTTGGGGAAGGCCACCAGATCATCGTGAACGAGGGGAAGTATGGGACGTTTGTGAACGGGACGCCGGGGCCGTACATGCAGTCTCACCATAACCTCCTCGGCTATACCATGATGCTCCCTGTCCTTTCGCTCCCGGCGCTCCGGTTCTTCGGCCTCTTCGGCGACCAGTTCAGGCTGGCCATCGTCCTACTCTGGTCGATGCTGCCGGTTGTGATGGCGGTGCTGGTCGACGCTTACCGGCCGCAGTACGCACGGTGGCGTGGGATAAGGTGGACTTGGCTTGTTATCGTGGCGTCGTTCATAGGGCTGCTTGCAAACCTGGTCTTTTACTACCCATGGCCGTTCACCGCACCGGACGCTCCCGTGGAGGCCGCAGCGGTGGTCTTCACGAACCACCTCCTCTTTGCTGCATTCGCGGTGATGGTCTACCTCACCTGCAGAACCATCTTTGAGGATACCTGGCTCTCGATCTTCGGGACGATCACCTGCATCTCCTGTTCGTCCTACATCTTCTGGGCTGCAAACGCGAAGGACCATATGCTTGTGGCGGCGATGATGGCGGCGGTCATCCTCTTTCTGGTGAGGTATATCAGGTACGGAAGGCTCCGGGATGCCGCCATGGGATTCGGGTTCATCGGGTTGCTTGCATGGGCGCGGCCGGAGGTGGGGTTTGCGGTCTTTGTCTTTGCCGCGCTCTACTTCGTCGGGCTCCAGATACCCCGCGGCCTCCAGGGGAGGCCGGTACAGGAGACGGCAAAGGCGCTCTGCATCCCTCTTGCCACGCTTGCCGGGGCCGTGCCGCTCTTCATCAACAACATCTGCGTGACAGGAAACCCCCTCGTGCCCCCGTTCTACGTCTACCAGAGCCGGGTCTGGCGTGCCGGAACCGATGGGTCGTTCATCGGTTCGGCCGAGGCGATTGGTGATGTCGCCCAGGCGGTCCAGGCGCCGTCAGGCGGGATTGCAGATTTCCTCTCGATGGTCACCGGGCACTTCTCGCCATCATGGTCGACCCTGCCCGGCGATATCTTCGGCATCCTCTTTGGCCCCGAATCCGGGAACATGAACCTTGTGGCGGTCTCGCCGCTGATCATCATCGCGCTGGTTGTGTTGCCCATCCTGCTGTGGAGGAGACCCGAACGGTTCAGCGCGTCGGACCGGCAGGTCATTCTGCTCCTTGCTGTCGTCGGCATCGCGGTCTGGGTGGCATACCTCCGGTCGATGCACGGGCTCAATACGAGCAACGGTATTGTTCCTGATATCCGGTATCTGACACCGTTCTATCTGCCGGTGGGACTGCTCGGGGTATACGCCGTATCGCGCCTGAGCAGCACCGACCCGAAACGGCGGACGCTCTCGCTTGCCGCCGTCATCGCGGTCTCTGCTCCGGTGCTGCTCGTCGTGATGATGCTCTTTCAGCCCTACGGCGGCCAGTACGCCGGCTACACGCTGTTCTTTACCCGGGTCACGTTCGTGCTGCTGGCTGTGACCCTCGTCCTCATCGCGGCGGGAAAGCGGTTCGGCATACCGCAGAGGTGGGTCATGGCGGCTGTGCTCCTCCTTATCGCCGTCCCGTTTGCGTGGCAGATGATGATGGTCTTCCTCTACTCGGTGGCAAAGTTCAACGGTTACCCGCTCTGGATCCCGGTTGTTGAAACGCTCTTCCAGCACTGCATCGGGGTCTCGGAACTACCCCCTCCCTCCTGA